DNA sequence from the Poecilia reticulata strain Guanapo linkage group LG19, Guppy_female_1.0+MT, whole genome shotgun sequence genome:
tgttttttacgaCTTTACTTGCTCACACATcgactttttatttaattaaaaattaagtaaatactatagataaataaatgggtgtatattctttctcactgtttattcaatgtcacatgctgtttttattttaattatgtaaagcactttgaaatgccttgctgctgaaatgtgctatacaaataaaatttgattgatatttttttatcaatggcgcagttggtagaactgttgccttgcagcaagatggtcctgggtttgattcctggcctgggctctttctgcatggagtttgcatgttctccctgtgcatgcatgggttctctccgggtatggcaagccgttttaacataaattcggttTTACCGCCCTTATATTCCAGATAtctcaaattgttttgtgaCTAGACGTTTTAGCGATTTAAGATATCTCTaattacattctgactagtcaAAATGACGTCAGATTTACCATTGACTTGTATGGAGACTTCAATTCAAGATATCTATTATGATATCTTGAAttgtaaatatctgaaatatttaattgtaaatatttcagatatttacaattaaattatgactagtcataaagtaaattcaagatatctcgattttgattttgactagtcataattCTAATTAAAGATATCTCTAATGACTccataattcaagatatcttaaatgtatttttggataggagaaatgtagttttgactagtgaaaattaaattatagATATCTTTAAattatagatatagatatagtagcaatttgaaagtttaataaaacaatgaaaaatggagaaaacgaacaaagatgtttgaaaatgcaTCACTTTCATGTTGAAAATGGTTTGACAATAAcaattttagcttttcaaagctgtttttaagtgCATTTGGTTTGtcagaaatgaataaacaggaaatttTTTGCAGATATCAGAAGCAGTCTTATAGTTTATGAAGTTTTGCTATCTCCGCATTTCCAACATTGTTGAGCTTTTTCTAATTTGTGGCATTTACTGACAATTTTGTGcaggaaacataaaattctGCAGGCAAATGTATGGACACCACAAAGGGGCTTCCATGTCATTCTTAATTCAGATatctaaaattgtaattttgactagatttaagatatcttaaatCGTAATTAGACTTATGTGTCCCGTCAAATGACAGATCCAGTGACGTCATTTGAGATATCTTGAAAGGAATTTTGACTCGTCAAAATATAAttgaagatatcttgaattattattcttactagtcagaatgtaaatACAGATCTCTTAAATTACCATTCTGGATagtcaaaatgtagttttgtctagtcaaaatgcatttttagattTCTGGAATGTAATTATGGAGAGTCAGACGAAACTGAATTTATGTGAAAACGGCTTGCCGtactctgggtactccggtttcctccacagtccaaaaacatgactgtcaggttaattggtttctctaaattgttcctcggtgtgagtgtgtgtgtgcatggttgtgtgtcctgcctgtttctgtgttgccctgtgacagactggcgacctgtccagggtgaccccgcctctcgcccggagcgttagctggagatgggcaccactagggacaagggtgtatagaaaatggaaggattttttatattgaatttttctggagatttttgtttctgccaaagcaactcaagtctatttttctttaaatatgctTCTAAATTGCAAATAGACTTAAATATTGATGCACACAACAATTGTAGTAAAtaacatcttttttatttccaggtGTTTGACATCATTGGAAAGCATAGAAACGACTCTTTCacaatatgtaaataattcagAGTATGATTGGAGTTCATGACAGCAAGTGTGCTAAGAGACTAgcattttaatttcaggttgTATATGTTAAGATGTTGTGGTCTGTGAGTGTTTAATGGATTAAGTGGTCCTCGATctgaaaaggtttgagaaaCTGTGTCCTAAAGGGAAAACAAGAATGAATTCATGTTCAAAACCTCAGAATTTTAATCTAAgcagaaaataagatttttaactttgaagggcatttaagttttacaaaatgttataaACATTGTACATTGTAATATGTAATATTATTATACGCTATATATTTCATTCTTATCTTTGAAAGCTGCTGAAGTTTTCACTGAGAATGTAAAGAATTAAAATGTCTCTTCTTTCTAAGCAgactattttaatgttttgatttgttttttcccttGAAATCTGCATAAATTTACACTTAGGAACTAAAcaattgttttgaaatatttttttctttttatatttgtttttcattgcttATTCTTAAAGCAATATTTGAAATGGGCAAATGagagattttcagattttacattCCAGTGTCTATTTTGTTTATATGAGGGACGTGGTCTTTAGCATTTATCACAGCATTGGTTTCCAACAATTTTTGAATTATTAGGTGTGTTCTGATTCTATAACTTACATTCTTTTCAGACCAATGGTTATATAAGTATTTATCATGGCGTTTGAATGTGAATGTTTGTATGTAGCTACACAGTACAACAAATAATAATCCCTCTACTTTTTAATAGTAAGTaattatgttttgattttttttttcttacaggaATTCTCCGATTTGAGTTATGGAAGACTTCACACTGTCCCAGGATCCAAACAAAAATTCATCAGGtggggaggaagaaaaagatgagGGGAAAGATTTGGTCTGCAAGCATTTCAGAGAAGTAAATGATGGGCCCCTCTTCCACAATAATGATGAATCTATCACAAAGGACAATggaaatgtgattaaaaaggATGACCAAACTGTCCAAGGCCGTTGCAAAATTCAGCAGCGGGCTGTTTTCTCTGGAAAAATTCTCAGTTTTGGATGCTCGTTGTGTAAAGACAATTTAACATTTAGCCCCAATGATCTCCTTAAACATTTCCGAGCAGTTCATAAAGGATCCCTTCCCACCTACCCTTGTGACTTGTGTGATTTTGTCACAAATGAGTTTCCTGCACTTCAACGTCACCGAATTGAGCACAGGAATACTCTGGTTGCATGTGAGCTCTGCAAGGACAATGTTCAGTATTCCCTGCTTTTGCTTACCAGACACTACATGATGTGTCATAGTGTAAACGGAGAGTTTAAGTGTGACTGGTGCGAGTTTACTACTGTTGATGCAGGAACATTTGTTCAGCACATCCATCACCATAATGAGAGTCATTGGAAGtgttcaaaatgtaaacatattagTTTAAATGAAGAAGGTCATCATAATCATATGAAAGCTCACTCTGGTACATTTACTTTCACTTGTCCAATTTGTGGATTTGGCACAGCAGAAAATGAACAGCTTAAAAAGCACACAGCAGCTGTTCACAAAGAAGAGGCACAGCGAAAAAGTGCTCTAAAAGTTGCTGAAGACTGTGGTTCACCAACAAATTCTTCTACAAAtacaaaactgtataaaaagatTTCGGTTTCACAGGAAACACAACAGATGTCAAAATTGAACTCTTCCCCTAGAACTGTACCAAGTGAAAATGGCAGAGTAACCAAACAAGAATTTCCCTTGGAGGAGATCCGCCACTTTACTGATGGGACTCTAGGACAAAAGGACAATAGAAGTCGGAACTTTCACAATGCAGAACACTCGACTTCCGTCATGTTACAGGAAtgtgaaaatgcaaataattctGACACTGGAAGTCATCCCAATGCCAATGGGCTTACTGTACTAATGGTGAAGAACAAAATCTCTCTTCCCCCTAATTGTACAACTAAAGTGATGGGATTCAAGATAGTTGATGGCAAAAAGCATTTGGTTCTCAAAGTAATACCAACAGCAAAGCAAAATGTGTCTTCTCAGAGCCATTTATTAATGGATGGTGTAGGTCCTTTGGTATCAAATCCTGTAATATCAAAAACGACGGACTCCACTGAGACTGAGCAGTACTCTGAATGCAAGGACTCCACATCAAAAAGTTTAGCTATTTCACCAAGAAACGGATCTTTGCTTCAAATGGATCGTGATGATATCATGGCTGTAAAAGTGAAGATTGAGGAGGAGGAAACCTCTGTTTGTCAACTTAATTCTACTCCATACTCTGATAGTGAACAAATAAATCCCTCACAAATCCGGTTTTACTCGGTGGCGGATGAAGGTCGCCACATCGCTGAGTCTGTGTCTACTGACAAAGGCAAGGTAGCAGTGTCTGGGAATTCAGATgctgcaattttaaaatgtgatggaGCTACCTCTGGATCTGAAATGAGTAATACTAAAATGGAATGTGAGGATATTAGTACTTGTCAATCTCCTTTAAATGCTGCCCAGAAAACATTGCTTTCCAAAACTGTCTGCAGAGAAACTGTAAAGAACAACAGAACCACAGAAGAATCAATTCTAACCAATGATTTTGGCGgaatatgcaaaaataacaaagacaaCTTTGCTACCATCACCTTGTGCAATGACTCCGCTCGTCAGATTTCTCTGGAAAACAGAGATGCCGCATTCATGGAAAATGGAAGTCAAATTTGTCAGCAAATTGTAAAACACATAGAATCTTCGTCTCAATTGTCACAACCTTTTTCTGTGAGGAGCAGAGTGGAAGGCTTGGGCACAGGAAGAGTTGaaccaaaaacatcaaacaaggAAGTGTTTACGTTTCACAACtattcaaaggaaatgtttagcTCCTCACCAGTACAGAGCAATTCCCAAAACTTGCTCTGTACTGGTAAATATtctgaacacacaaaaaatgcttGGGATCCATCACAGTTTAGCTTGAGATTAACAGCATCTCCAGAACACACTACAGGAAATACAGATGGGGATGGGGAGGTTGATGAGTGCATAGCTAGTGATAATCTTTTGAGTGAGGAAAATGGAGATTCAGTTCTTCAAGACTTTAATATCATCAAAATTGAGGAAGATGGGATCCCAATATCcacaaaaccagaaacaaaaactagtTTACATTCTATAGAAAGTTTTGTCAAAGAACATTCAAATGCCATCATTACTCGACAGCTCAACAGAGAGAGAACAGGACTTTCACATGcaagaaatgtctttttaaagcAAGCTAAAAAACCTCTTCAAATTCTTCAGTTGCCTGCTGGAAAGCAACCAGTACTCGTGAGAGCAACCAACATCCAACCCACTAACAATAAATTTGCCATGCCAGTGCAAGTCAAGGCCACTCCAGGTTTTAAACTCCTAACTAGCTCTCCAAATCCTCAGGTCAGTTTATCTTGCATGAAACAACAGTTTAATAACTTGAGTAACACTGCTGGTGTAATGCTTACTCCAAAAGCCAACATTGTAGGTATATCAGCAGGAAATTTACAAGCCACAGAAAAGGGGACTGTTCTCTCTGCCGTTCGTTCAGGTGGTAGCACCTCCTCAAATCACTACTTTATCAACAGTTCAGGTTTCAAGAGACCTGTGCTTCTTTCAAGAACACTGCATAGTCCATCAACAAATACAGCAGCAAAGGCACAACCAACATGCTACTTTGTGCAGAGGTCTATCCCATCTGCTCATAACCTCAGTAAAGCTAGCTTCAAATTGCCAGGTCCTCAACTCTCAGTCAACTCACAACCAGTTCTGGCAGGAACCTTTGCAGAAAAATCCAGCACACCACAAACTGGTCGTCAGGCATACTTGCTTCGATACATTTCTCCTTCTAGATCAAGCCTTTTTGGAAATAAGCAAGAGGCAAATAACAGAACTATTTTGAGTCAGAGCAGCGAGTGTCCTGggaataaagtcatttttaaaatagtttcgCCCACTGCTCACCTCAATACTACTATAGCTCCCACATCAAGCAAGCAACCTTTGCTTTTGGCCAGCAGACCTCAAGGGCAGTGCTTCCTAGTGTCTGCAAACAAAACCTGTCCAACATCTCAATTGATCAGTGTAGAAAATAATGTACATGAACATCCAAAGGAGCCTAGAGGGTCACCTTCAGTCATAAATGGAAACCTACAGCCATGTGAAGCAAATAGACTGCTCCTTGCTCCAAGGCTTGTAAGCCAAAGGAAAAGACACAGGAAAGCTTTATTTGATGAGCTCCCAGCAAGCCTGCATAAGGCTAATAGGCTGTCAAATAAGGTGCTGTCTGAAAAAGACAATGTTTTATGGTCGCCAGTTGGCAAAGAAGTGGAGAGGATGCTGAGACTTGCGCCACGCAGCACAGGACAGCAGATCAAATATCCCTGTAGAGGCCAACCTGTTGTGGTGCTTAATCATCCTGATGCTGACATTCCAGAAGTGATGAACATAATGAAGGCAGTCAACAGGTACAAAGGTGCTGTCACAAAGGTTGCTCTAAGTCAAAAGACGGTTCAAGCCCTTGCTGAGTTTAGTGGTCTTGTGAACAGTTGCTCTCCATCTTCAAGTGAAGGTGTTTCAAGACCTAGACCTGTTCTGAGTTCTGTCCGAGAACGATTTCTCCTGAAATTAAaactaagaaagaaaaacaaaaagaaatatgaagtAGTGAAAACTTTATCTGCGTGTGGACAAGCCTCGATGGCGTTTGATTGTTGGTTTTGTGGTCGGATTTTCAACAACCAAGAAGATTGGATTGGCCACGGCCAAAGACATCTCATGGAGGCAACAAGAGACTGGAATAAGCTCTTCTGAGCGTTTTACACCAttctgaaaaggctttttttcaAAGAACCTTTGATGTAATGTAAATATCTTGGAttctttttaatacattttgagtgaaatagttttttatgtATATCATGGcaaatgtaaacataatttttgcCACCCATGTTGTTTTAACTGTGAAAACTGTATATTATAATGAGAGGTATGGATGTGGCGTATTGACTGAAGGGGAACAATTAGACCAAATAACTCAGGTAATTTCATATTATTCttactttgtcattttctgcattgttttaaaaaggaaaggTGTCCTTGTTCTTATTAAATCATACTCCTGGACATGATGTACAgctaactgtaaaaaaatatacagcagTAAAAGTGACTTTACATGAGTAACAATGTTACAATCTGAAAATGTCTGATTCAGATGATGGAACTGGAGTTCTACTTTACTCTTAAGAATCAGCTTGAATgcttgtcattatttttgagaGCCATTGGACCTGCAGTTGTTTTCTGCTACTTGTGCAAAACGAGAAAATGCAAAGGAGCATATTTTGAACCAAGTTGGTTCTTGTCAAATGCTCACTTCATAGAACTCGTCTCTTTTCTTGTTAGGCTTCTGTGGTGATTGGCTTCCAGGTCATATTGTAAATATGTCTTCCATTTGTACAGTAAAAAGATAGTAATCTTTtgtgtaaatgaataaaaaaagctggATATACCTATTTACCTAGTGAGTAGCCAGTTTGTGCAGAAAGATTTACTCTATTCAAAGATGCATTAACAGATTTGACTGGAGCTGAAGGCCCTCAGAAAAAGCCTGGGTCTGCAGTGTCCCAGTCATTCAAGCAGGTTCAACAGACATGACAAAAGGCTGAAGTACAACTACTGCTTGTTTCCCCAAATCTAAAAACGATGCCAGTTATCACATTTCTAACCTATTGCTGTGATTTTGCTTTTGGTTCCAATTTATAtggaaaagttcattttatgtAGAGGGGGGTTGGCTGGATCAACCCATTTTTTATAGAAGCACAGCATGCTATGGTCTAATTATTGCACATTGTTTCTAAAATGAGGAAGagtataaaaaatgaaaagcaccCACtcctgttaatatttttttaaatcaaaatggagTCTCTTCAACAATGCCTGGAAAgacatttttgtatgttttaactGTTCATACTTTAATCCTGATGACAACTAGTATTGgtagattgtgtgtgtgtgtgggggggtgcgtgtgtgtgtgtgtgcgctgtATTTGGACTTTACTTAAATGTACTGTATATCTGCACATTGTCATTATGTCTCTTCTGCTTTAAACccattttatgttacatttcaCAATTTTCCTGCCTCCAGGACTTTAGAGTTTCTGGATTCTTTGAGTTGAAATGATTGTAGTACATGACGAGcgctccatcttttttttttccttccctcttaGTAGGCCAACTATTTTGAGCAACAAGCCATGCTactgttttgtatttacataATTGTTCCatagaaagaagaaagaagccCATGTGCTGAACAGGTACATTGGGaacgttttgttgttgttgtttgttttgtcatcGTCATTATTGCTTTAAGATCCTGCTAAACTGCGGTAAATCATTGGTGAttacattttggtattttgaaTTGGTcatgttttagctttttgtgaaatctgtattttttaactCGAGGGCTACAATATGTCACATATGAGAATATAACAGAATTTAAATAGTTGGATTTTTTTGATAAATCTTCATTAGAGATTAAGTGTTTGGTCCATATTTAAATCAGTAACTGAATAACACGTTGCTTCAACTAAATTGTATAGACTTGAAGACACTTGTAGCAGGCAGATGGATGGAATCCCAAATCACCTCATATGACTTTGCTTTGTTCTTGTCTGATTCACAAATTTCCTATTTCTTCTCCTTCCTGATGGCTTCTGGGCcaaagaatttatttttcaacaaataaaaagcatattCTTAATTGGTGTCAGatcttttgtttagtttcattttttgaCTGATCACAGTACTGAGAAACTGAAAGCTGCTGCACGGCTATAACAGAtggttttacattaaaagtatcA
Encoded proteins:
- the LOC103482115 gene encoding zinc finger protein 518A: MEDFTLSQDPNKNSSGGEEEKDEGKDLVCKHFREVNDGPLFHNNDESITKDNGNVIKKDDQTVQGRCKIQQRAVFSGKILSFGCSLCKDNLTFSPNDLLKHFRAVHKGSLPTYPCDLCDFVTNEFPALQRHRIEHRNTLVACELCKDNVQYSLLLLTRHYMMCHSVNGEFKCDWCEFTTVDAGTFVQHIHHHNESHWKCSKCKHISLNEEGHHNHMKAHSGTFTFTCPICGFGTAENEQLKKHTAAVHKEEAQRKSALKVAEDCGSPTNSSTNTKLYKKISVSQETQQMSKLNSSPRTVPSENGRVTKQEFPLEEIRHFTDGTLGQKDNRSRNFHNAEHSTSVMLQECENANNSDTGSHPNANGLTVLMVKNKISLPPNCTTKVMGFKIVDGKKHLVLKVIPTAKQNVSSQSHLLMDGVGPLVSNPVISKTTDSTETEQYSECKDSTSKSLAISPRNGSLLQMDRDDIMAVKVKIEEEETSVCQLNSTPYSDSEQINPSQIRFYSVADEGRHIAESVSTDKGKVAVSGNSDAAILKCDGATSGSEMSNTKMECEDISTCQSPLNAAQKTLLSKTVCRETVKNNRTTEESILTNDFGGICKNNKDNFATITLCNDSARQISLENRDAAFMENGSQICQQIVKHIESSSQLSQPFSVRSRVEGLGTGRVEPKTSNKEVFTFHNYSKEMFSSSPVQSNSQNLLCTGKYSEHTKNAWDPSQFSLRLTASPEHTTGNTDGDGEVDECIASDNLLSEENGDSVLQDFNIIKIEEDGIPISTKPETKTSLHSIESFVKEHSNAIITRQLNRERTGLSHARNVFLKQAKKPLQILQLPAGKQPVLVRATNIQPTNNKFAMPVQVKATPGFKLLTSSPNPQVSLSCMKQQFNNLSNTAGVMLTPKANIVGISAGNLQATEKGTVLSAVRSGGSTSSNHYFINSSGFKRPVLLSRTLHSPSTNTAAKAQPTCYFVQRSIPSAHNLSKASFKLPGPQLSVNSQPVLAGTFAEKSSTPQTGRQAYLLRYISPSRSSLFGNKQEANNRTILSQSSECPGNKVIFKIVSPTAHLNTTIAPTSSKQPLLLASRPQGQCFLVSANKTCPTSQLISVENNVHEHPKEPRGSPSVINGNLQPCEANRLLLAPRLVSQRKRHRKALFDELPASLHKANRLSNKVLSEKDNVLWSPVGKEVERMLRLAPRSTGQQIKYPCRGQPVVVLNHPDADIPEVMNIMKAVNRYKGAVTKVALSQKTVQALAEFSGLVNSCSPSSSEGVSRPRPVLSSVRERFLLKLKLRKKNKKKYEVVKTLSACGQASMAFDCWFCGRIFNNQEDWIGHGQRHLMEATRDWNKLF